In the genome of Notamacropus eugenii isolate mMacEug1 chromosome 5, mMacEug1.pri_v2, whole genome shotgun sequence, one region contains:
- the LOC140504832 gene encoding olfactory receptor 51B6-like, with the protein MWSNTSLSPFLLTGFPGLEAVHHLISIPFFVVYFSVILGNGTLLFLIKDDHGLHEPMYYFLAMLATTDLLVTLTTMPTVLGVLWLGQREIQFDVCFSQAYFIHSLSIVESGVLLAMAYDRFIAIRNPLRYRSILTNSRVVKIGVGALLRGCILVAPPIVPLHWFPYCRSHVLSHAFCLHQDVIKLACADITFNRIYPMVLVSFTFFLDSLIILFSYILILKTVMSIASGEERTKALNTCISHICCVLVFYVTVIGLSVIHRFGKHAPHVVHITMSYVYFLFPPFMNPIIYSVKTKQIRNGILRKFSLFRFRP; encoded by the coding sequence ATGTGGTCTAATACCAGTTTATCCCCCTTCCTACTGACTGGATTCCCAGGCCTGGAGGCAGTTCATCACCTGATCTCCATACCCTTCTTTGTTGTGTACTTCTCTGTGATTCTTGGCAATGGCACCCTCCTCTTTCTCATCAAGGATGACCATGGCCTCCATGAGCCCATGTACTACTTTCTGGCCATGCTGGCAACCACAGACCTTTTAGTGACCCTAACCACAATGCCCACAGTTCTGGGAGTCCTGTGGCTGGGTCAGAGAGAGATACAATTTGATGTCTGCTTCTCCCAGGCCTACTTCATCCATTCACTCTCTATAGTGGAGTCAGGGGTCTTGCTTGCCATGGCCTATGACCGTTTCATTGCCATCCGCAACCCATTAAGATACAGGTCTATCCTCACCAACTCCAGAGTGGTGAAAATTGGAGTTGGGGCATTACTGAGGGGCTGCATCTTAGTGGCACCCCCAATTGTGCCACTACATTGGTTCCCTTACTGTCGTTCCCATGTCCTTTCTCATGCTTTCTGCCTCCACCAAGATGTAATCAAACTGGCCTGTGCAGATATCACTTTCAATCGAATCTATCCTATGGTTCTGGTTTCATTTACCTTCTTCCTGGACTCTCTGATCATCCTTTTCTCTTATATATTAATTCTGAAAACAGTTATGAGCATCGCCTCTGGAGAGGAAAGGACCAAGGCCCTAAACACCTGCATCTCACACATTTGTTGTGTCTTGGTTTTCTATGTTACAGTGATCGGTTTGTCTGTCATTCATCGATTTGGAAAACATGCCCCACATGTGGTCCATATCACTATGAGCTAtgtctatttcctctttcccccattcaTGAACCCCATCATCTATAGTGTTAAGACTAAACAGATTAGGAATGGCATCCTCCGCAAGTTCTCTCTGTTCAGATTCAGGCCTTAG
- the LOC140508732 gene encoding LOW QUALITY PROTEIN: olfactory receptor 51Q1-like (The sequence of the model RefSeq protein was modified relative to this genomic sequence to represent the inferred CDS: inserted 1 base in 1 codon), with product MLVITNTSEEPFYFSLTGIPGFEAVHIWISIPFFCLYMISILGNITILVVIQTEPSPHQPMYLFLSMLTLTDLGLTLSTLPTVMQLFWFNVQEISFEACFAQLFFLHVFSFMESSVLLAMAYDRFVAICRPLHYAYILTERVIGRIGIAIIIRCVLAVLPSLFLLKRLPFCHSHLLSHSYCLHQDMIHLVCADTRINSWYGFGLVLLIIVLDPVLILISYGLILHSVLGTASQAERFKALNNCLSHILAVLILYVPMVGLSMAHRFAQNAXPLVHVIMANVYLLSPPVMNPIIYSVKTKQIRQGILRLLYRGKGH from the exons ATGCTAGTCATCACTAATACCTCTGAAGAGCCCTTCTACTTCAGCCTTACGGGTATTCCAGGTTTTGAGGCTGTGCACATTTGGATCTCTATCCCCTTCTTCTGCCTATACATGATCTCAATCTTGGGAAATATTACCATCCTGGTTGTTATTCAGACAGAGCCCTCACCCCACCAACCCATGTACCTGTTCCTCTCCATGCTGACACTAACTGACCTGGGCCTCACCCTCTCCACATTGCCTACAGTCATGCAACTATTCTGGTTCAATGTCCAAGAGATCAGCTTTGAGGCCTGCTTTGCCcagcttttcttccttcatgtatTTTCCTTTATGGAGTCCTCAGTGCTGTTGGCCATGGCTTATGACCGCTTTGTTGCCATCTGCCGCCCACTCCACTATGCCTATATTCTCACAGAGAGGGTCATTGGCAGAATTGGGATAGCCATCATCATTCGATGTGTTTTAGCAGTTCTTCCCTCACTATTCCTGCTCAAACGTCTACCCTTTTGTCACTCCcacctcctttcccattcctaTTGCCTCCACCAAGACATGATCCACTTGGTATGTGCTGACACTAGGATCAACAGCTGGTATGGGTTTGGATTGGTGTTGCTCATCATTGTGCTTGACCCTGTCCTCATTCTGATCTCCTATGGATTAATCCTGCACAGCGTCCTTGGCACTGCATCCCAGGCAGAACGATTTAAGGCTCTCAACAATTGCCTATCTCATATTCTAGCTGTACTCATCCTGTATGTGCCCATGGTAGGGCTGTCCATGGCTCACCGCTTTGCCCAGAATG CCCCACTAGTTCATGTGATTATGGCCAATGTCTACTTGCTATCACCCCCTGTGATGAATCCCATCATATATAGTGTGAAAACTAAGCAGATTCGCCAGGGAATTCTGCGCCTCCTTTATCGAGGGAAGGGGCACTAG
- the LOC140504834 gene encoding olfactory receptor 51B6-like produces the protein MRLNSSTAPFLLTGFPGLERAHCWISIPFFFVYASVILGNGSLLFLIRDDRSLHEPMYYFLAMLAATDLGVTLTTMPTVMEVLWLNHREISHKSCFSQAYFIHTLSVMESGVLLAMAYDRFVAICNPLRYTSILTDSRVVKIGLAVSIRAFLSIIPLILKLQWFPYCHSHILSHTFCLHQDVIKLACADITFNHIYPVVLVSLTGFLDSFIILFSYMLILKAVMNIASGEERAKALNTCVSHICCVLVFYVTVIGLTLIHRFGKHVPHVVHITMSYVYFLFPPLMNPIIYSVKTKQIRNGILRIFSLRRSIT, from the coding sequence ATGAGGCTCAACAGCAGCACAGCCCCATTCCTGTTGACTGGCTTCCCAGGTCTGGAGAGAGCTCACTGCTGGATttccatccctttcttttttgtatatgcCTCGGTTATTCTTGGCAATGGcagcctcctcttcctcatcagagaTGACCGCAGCCTCCATGAGCCCATGTACTACTTTCTAGCTATGCTGGCAGCCACTGACCTTGGAGTGACCTTGACTACAATGCCTACAGTGATGGAGGTCCTATGGTTGAACCACAGAGAGATCAGTCATAAGTCATGCTTCTCCCAGGCCTATTTTATCCACACACTCTCAGTCATGGAATCTGGGGTATTACTTGCTATGGCTTATGACCGTTTTGTTGCTATTTGTAACCCTCTGAGATATACTTCTATCCTTACTGATTCTCGGGTGGTAAAGATTGGTCTTGCGGTCTCCATAAGAGCCTTTCTCTCCATTATACCCCTGATTCTGAAGCTACAGTGGTTTCCTTATTGCCATTCCCACATCCTTTCCCATACTTTCTGCCTCCACCAAGATGTTATCAAATTGGCCTGTGCTGACATCACCTTCAATCACATCTACCCTGTTGTTTTGGTTTCATTGACAGGCTTCCTAGACTCTTTTATCATCCTCTTCTCTTACATGTTAATTCTAAAGGCAGTCATGAACATTGCCTCTGGAGAGGAGAGAGCTAAGGCCCTCAACACCTGTGTTTCCCATATCTGTTGTGTCTTGGTGTTCTATGTAACAGTGATTGGTCTAACACTTATCCATCGTTTTGGGAAGCATGTACCACATGTGGTTCACATCACCATGAGCTATGTgtatttcctcttccctccattaATGAACCCTATTATCTATAGTGTCAAGACCAAGCAAATACGGAATGGCATTCTTCGCATTTTCTCTCTGCGGAGATCCATAACTTGA